Proteins from a single region of Nitrospirota bacterium:
- the tgt gene encoding tRNA guanosine(34) transglycosylase Tgt, with protein sequence MIAETKFNFEIIKKDTTSNARLGRIVTPHGVINTPAFIPVGTHATVKTVTPEELYEIGVEIILCNTYHLYLRPGHQLIASLGGLHHFMNWNSPILTDSGGFQVFSLGELRKISEEGVTFRSHIDGRTHLFTPEKSIEIQEALGGDIIMALDDCTPYPSTYEYTLNSLRITTEWSKRCIKAKFRNDQSLFGIVQGGMFPELRRQSAEEISLLGFDGYAIGGVSVGEPKEKMFEIINFTAPLLIEDKPRYLMGVGTPEDIAIAVSAGIDLFDCVMPTRNARNGTLFTSNGKISIRNERYAYDSEPLDPACGCYTCRNYSKAYLRHIFMSEEILALRLNTIHNLWYYINILREIRNAIVEGKRWLIYQSI encoded by the coding sequence ATGATTGCAGAGACTAAATTCAACTTCGAGATAATAAAAAAGGACACAACCAGCAACGCCCGTCTTGGGAGGATTGTAACACCTCACGGCGTAATTAACACCCCCGCCTTCATACCTGTGGGGACTCACGCTACTGTAAAGACTGTAACTCCTGAGGAACTATATGAGATTGGGGTAGAGATAATCCTCTGTAATACATATCATCTGTATCTGAGACCAGGGCATCAATTGATTGCAAGCCTTGGTGGACTACACCATTTTATGAACTGGAATTCTCCAATACTCACCGATAGTGGTGGCTTTCAGGTATTCAGCCTCGGAGAACTCAGAAAGATAAGCGAAGAAGGTGTTACCTTCCGTTCTCACATCGATGGTAGAACCCATCTTTTTACCCCTGAAAAATCTATCGAGATTCAGGAGGCACTCGGTGGTGATATTATAATGGCACTTGATGACTGCACACCCTATCCATCCACATACGAATACACCTTAAATTCTTTGCGGATTACAACAGAATGGTCAAAGAGATGCATAAAGGCAAAATTTCGAAATGACCAGTCACTCTTCGGTATAGTTCAGGGTGGAATGTTTCCCGAGCTCAGAAGACAGTCTGCCGAAGAGATCTCTTTGCTCGGGTTCGATGGCTATGCTATAGGCGGTGTGAGTGTTGGAGAGCCGAAGGAGAAAATGTTTGAGATTATCAATTTCACAGCACCTTTACTGATAGAAGATAAACCGCGGTATCTTATGGGCGTAGGCACACCAGAGGATATTGCGATAGCTGTATCAGCAGGGATTGACCTTTTTGACTGTGTCATGCCAACAAGAAACGCACGGAATGGAACACTATTTACATCAAATGGAAAGATAAGCATCCGAAATGAAAGATACGCATATGACTCAGAGCCTCTTGATCCAGCGTGTGGTTGTTATACATGCAGAAACTACTCAAAGGCGTATCTCAGACACATCTTCATGTCTGAGGAGATACTTGCACTCAGATTGAACACCATTCACAATTTGTGGTATTATATAAATATTTTAAGGGAGATAAGGAATGCAATCGTTGAAGGAAAGAGATGGTTGATTTATCAGTCGATTTAG
- the yajC gene encoding preprotein translocase subunit YajC, producing MFADIVYAAGSGGQEAGGAAGFFVQMFPLILIFVIFYFLLIRPQQKKQRRHAEMLGNLKKGDKVVTSGGIYGTIEYLSQSTVTLKIADNVKVKMSRNAIAGLRAESEED from the coding sequence ATGTTTGCCGATATAGTCTATGCAGCTGGAAGTGGTGGCCAGGAAGCAGGAGGTGCGGCTGGATTCTTTGTCCAGATGTTTCCTCTTATACTGATATTTGTGATATTCTATTTTCTTCTGATTCGACCCCAGCAGAAAAAACAGAGACGACATGCGGAAATGCTCGGTAACCTCAAGAAAGGCGATAAGGTCGTTACAAGTGGGGGCATATACGGAACCATCGAGTATCTTTCACAATCAACAGTTACACTGAAAATAGCAGATAATGTAAAGGTAAAGATGAGCAGAAATGCAATCGCAGGATTAAGGGCTGAAAGTGAGGAGGACTGA
- the secD gene encoding protein translocase subunit SecD — MKKGLRWRFSLIGAVVIFAIIFFLPSTPVFKAMPEWWGKNLPNRGITLGLDLQGGMHLVFEVDGEKAVDSAVERTASGIRQLLTEKKIRFTAIKRSGFTGIEITHPSESSTQIKKVVENNYPSLRIKDAGKSRLNLILADKESEKIKETATEQALETIRNRIDQFGVAEPVIHRQETNQIVVQLPGIKDPQRAIDLIGKTALLEFKLLDEESPVAAQLPASIPSGGEEKLLSEFKDRIPEGDEILFERVVDKETGRVSKRPYLAKKRAVLTGDVLTEARVNIDTRYNEPYVSVSFDSEGAKIFERVTGENVKKRMAIILDNNIYSAPVIQERIAGGHAQITGRFTENEAKDLAIVLRAGALPAPINMLQNVTVGPSLGQDSIDAGVKAGMIGAIAVILFMVIYYRLSGVIADFAVFLNVIILLGALAWFNATLTLPGIAGIILTIGMSVDANVLIFERIREELRLGKTVRAAIDAGYKKAFLTIVDSHVTTLITAAVLFQFGTGPIKGFAVTLSLGVMINLFTSMMGTRVVFDLITSKRALKRLSI, encoded by the coding sequence ATGAAGAAAGGCCTGCGCTGGAGGTTTTCACTCATCGGTGCAGTAGTCATTTTCGCAATAATATTTTTCCTGCCATCAACGCCTGTATTCAAGGCGATGCCTGAATGGTGGGGGAAAAACCTCCCGAATCGTGGAATAACACTTGGACTCGACCTTCAGGGAGGTATGCATCTTGTCTTTGAGGTAGATGGAGAAAAGGCTGTCGACTCCGCTGTTGAAAGGACTGCAAGTGGTATCCGTCAACTCCTTACCGAAAAGAAGATACGATTTACAGCAATTAAAAGGTCAGGATTTACCGGTATTGAAATAACACATCCCTCTGAATCATCAACACAGATAAAGAAGGTGGTAGAGAATAATTATCCATCACTCCGAATAAAAGATGCGGGGAAAAGTAGACTCAATCTGATCCTTGCAGACAAAGAATCAGAAAAAATAAAAGAGACCGCAACAGAACAGGCACTCGAGACCATAAGAAACCGTATTGATCAGTTTGGTGTTGCCGAACCTGTAATACACAGACAGGAAACAAATCAGATAGTTGTGCAGTTGCCAGGTATAAAGGACCCCCAACGTGCAATTGACCTTATAGGAAAGACTGCACTGCTTGAGTTCAAACTTCTTGATGAAGAAAGCCCTGTGGCAGCACAGTTACCGGCAAGTATACCATCAGGTGGGGAAGAAAAACTTCTATCAGAATTTAAAGACAGAATACCGGAGGGAGATGAGATACTATTTGAAAGGGTCGTAGATAAAGAGACAGGGAGGGTGTCTAAAAGGCCATATCTTGCAAAGAAAAGGGCTGTCCTCACAGGAGATGTGCTTACAGAAGCAAGGGTAAATATAGATACACGATATAATGAGCCCTATGTTTCAGTATCTTTTGATAGCGAAGGGGCAAAGATATTTGAGAGGGTTACAGGTGAAAATGTGAAAAAGAGGATGGCAATCATACTTGATAATAACATTTACTCAGCACCTGTAATCCAGGAGAGAATTGCAGGAGGACATGCCCAGATAACAGGTAGATTTACTGAAAATGAAGCAAAGGATCTCGCAATCGTGCTGAGGGCTGGTGCACTCCCTGCCCCTATAAATATGCTTCAGAATGTGACTGTTGGACCATCACTCGGCCAGGATTCTATAGACGCAGGTGTTAAGGCAGGGATGATCGGGGCAATAGCGGTTATTCTATTCATGGTGATATACTACAGGCTTTCAGGGGTAATAGCAGATTTTGCAGTCTTTTTAAATGTGATAATCCTCCTTGGTGCTTTAGCATGGTTTAATGCAACACTCACCTTACCTGGTATAGCTGGCATAATACTCACCATAGGGATGTCTGTAGATGCCAATGTCCTTATATTTGAAAGGATTCGTGAAGAACTCAGGTTGGGAAAGACCGTGAGGGCGGCAATAGATGCAGGATACAAAAAGGCATTTCTCACAATCGTTGACTCTCATGTGACAACACTTATCACAGCAGCGGTGCTCTTTCAGTTCGGCACAGGACCGATAAAGGGTTTTGCTGTAACCCTGAGCCTCGGTGTAATGATAAATCTCTTTACATCTATGATGGGTACAAGGGTTGTGTTTGATTTGATTACAAGTAAAAGGGCGTTGAAGAGATTGAGTATCTGA
- the secF gene encoding protein translocase subunit SecF has protein sequence MFEIIKTPKIDFIGKRNIAFMASGIFIAIGIVALIQIARGAINLGIDFSGGTSVHLKFEKPIPMDHARKILEQSGLKDVDLQDFPAENKLLIRIKKSDIETGKVSENIVRIFSEGFSGTKFVVDSTTEIGPKIGKSLQKDALIAVAIATAGILIYIAWRFRFKFGVAATIATFHDVLFVLGVFYIMNKEINLLLITALLTIAGYSLTDTVVVFDRIRENMKLRYKEPIPLVINSSINEVLSRTIITAGTTFLAATALFFFGGEVIHDFAFAILIGIAIGTYSSIFIASPILVVWKGRLRK, from the coding sequence GTGTTTGAAATAATCAAAACTCCAAAGATAGATTTCATAGGCAAGAGAAACATCGCTTTTATGGCATCTGGTATATTTATAGCAATTGGTATAGTTGCACTTATACAGATAGCAAGGGGGGCAATAAATCTCGGCATAGACTTTTCAGGTGGCACCTCTGTCCATCTCAAGTTTGAAAAACCTATCCCCATGGATCATGCAAGAAAGATACTCGAGCAGAGTGGTCTCAAAGATGTAGATTTGCAGGACTTCCCAGCAGAAAATAAACTGCTGATCAGGATAAAAAAGTCAGACATAGAGACTGGCAAGGTTTCAGAGAATATTGTTAGAATATTTTCAGAGGGCTTTTCAGGAACAAAGTTCGTAGTTGATAGCACTACAGAGATAGGTCCAAAGATAGGTAAAAGCCTTCAGAAGGATGCCCTCATCGCAGTGGCAATCGCAACTGCAGGTATACTTATTTATATCGCCTGGAGATTTCGGTTCAAATTCGGTGTCGCAGCAACAATCGCAACATTCCATGATGTCCTTTTCGTCTTGGGGGTATTTTACATCATGAATAAGGAGATAAATCTTTTACTTATCACTGCACTCCTGACAATTGCAGGTTACTCCCTTACAGATACCGTTGTTGTATTCGACCGTATAAGAGAAAATATGAAACTGAGATATAAAGAACCGATACCTCTTGTTATAAACTCGAGCATAAATGAGGTGCTGAGCAGAACTATCATTACAGCAGGAACAACCTTTCTCGCCGCTACCGCACTTTTCTTTTTCGGTGGAGAGGTCATACACGACTTCGCATTTGCCATCCTTATAGGTATTGCTATCGGAACATACTCATCCATATTTATCGCCAGCCCCATCCTTGTCGTCTGGAAAGGAAGGTTGAGAAAATAA
- the recJ gene encoding single-stranded-DNA-specific exonuclease RecJ: protein MKRRWVIPRVNTGLQSRLSQEARLSPVLAQVLINRGIETPRAVAEFLNPYIENLHDPFLLPDMYTATKRIVTAIKRNEKIVVYGDYDVDGITGTAILIHMLKDSAFRLGSMADCSYYIPHRLKEGYGLNTDVIKRIKSEGVSLIITVDCGTTAIDEVSLANTLGIDVIITDHHHVTDVLPPAAAVVNPNRKDSIYSFKELAGAGIVFKLTQALSSEFGVRSWEEYLDLAAIGTIADVVPLIGENRIIASEGLNLLTESKRAGIVAIKRISGIEGKTITSGMVGFIIAPRINAAGRLGDATSALKLLLTEDMDEAEELAKFLDARNKERQQIENEIFEKAKAMITDGEKWTVDGERYAIVLSSPSWHSGVIGIVASRLVEKFYRPAFLFVTQEGICKGSARSIPPFHICEGLKQIEGGIEIKFGGHSQAAGIKVKEEDFISFGKWINRIVRESLSEEDLIPKLKIDARVKLREINFTLIDELNSFSPFGYGNPEPLLGAKGLEVLYPKIVGNNHLKMKLRQDGTVFDAIGFDMRDALSNDSLGSGVWSLESAIGHLSKIDAAFTPQVNDWEGGKQIQINIKAIRLSQNTD from the coding sequence ATGAAAAGACGATGGGTTATACCAAGGGTAAACACAGGACTACAATCGAGGCTCTCACAGGAAGCAAGACTCTCTCCTGTCCTTGCTCAGGTGTTAATAAACAGGGGGATTGAGACTCCCCGTGCAGTAGCCGAATTCTTGAATCCATATATTGAAAACCTGCATGATCCATTTCTGCTACCTGATATGTATACTGCTACTAAAAGGATAGTAACCGCCATTAAACGAAATGAAAAAATCGTTGTATATGGAGACTATGATGTTGATGGTATTACCGGAACAGCCATTCTTATTCACATGCTCAAAGACTCAGCATTTCGGCTCGGCTCAATGGCGGATTGTTCATATTACATCCCTCATCGACTGAAGGAAGGATACGGACTTAACACCGATGTGATAAAGAGGATTAAATCAGAAGGCGTAAGTCTTATTATAACAGTAGATTGCGGAACAACAGCGATAGATGAGGTATCACTTGCAAATACTCTCGGCATAGATGTAATCATCACTGACCATCATCATGTAACAGATGTCCTTCCACCTGCAGCAGCGGTAGTAAATCCAAACAGGAAAGACTCTATTTATTCCTTTAAGGAACTTGCCGGTGCAGGAATAGTATTCAAACTTACCCAGGCTCTGAGTTCTGAGTTCGGAGTTCGGAGTTGGGAGGAATATTTAGACCTTGCAGCCATAGGAACAATAGCAGACGTAGTGCCGCTTATAGGTGAAAACAGGATAATTGCCTCTGAAGGGCTGAATCTTCTTACCGAGAGCAAAAGGGCTGGTATTGTAGCCATAAAACGGATTTCTGGGATCGAGGGGAAGACCATTACATCAGGAATGGTAGGCTTTATCATCGCACCGAGGATAAATGCTGCTGGAAGACTTGGTGATGCAACCTCAGCACTCAAACTCCTTCTGACAGAAGATATGGATGAAGCGGAGGAATTAGCCAAATTTTTAGATGCAAGGAATAAAGAACGCCAGCAGATAGAGAATGAGATATTCGAAAAGGCTAAGGCAATGATAACAGACGGTGAAAAGTGGACGGTGGACGGTGAACGGTATGCAATAGTCCTCTCCTCTCCTTCATGGCATTCAGGTGTCATTGGAATCGTAGCATCAAGGCTTGTTGAAAAATTCTATCGTCCAGCATTCCTTTTTGTCACGCAGGAGGGAATATGCAAAGGCTCTGCACGGAGTATTCCACCTTTTCATATATGCGAGGGATTAAAACAGATTGAGGGAGGGATAGAGATAAAGTTTGGAGGACACAGTCAAGCTGCTGGTATAAAGGTAAAAGAAGAAGACTTTATTTCTTTTGGCAAATGGATTAATAGAATTGTCAGGGAATCACTCTCAGAAGAAGACCTTATACCCAAACTCAAAATTGATGCGAGAGTTAAACTCAGAGAGATAAATTTCACCCTTATAGATGAGTTGAATTCCTTCAGCCCATTTGGCTATGGAAACCCTGAGCCGCTACTCGGTGCAAAGGGACTTGAGGTATTATATCCAAAGATTGTAGGAAACAATCATTTAAAGATGAAACTAAGACAGGATGGAACGGTATTCGATGCCATAGGGTTTGATATGAGAGATGCACTATCAAATGATAGTCTGGGGTCTGGAGTCTGGAGTCTGGAGTCTGCTATTGGGCATCTCTCAAAGATAGACGCAGCCTTTACACCACAGGTGAATGACTGGGAAGGTGGAAAACAGATACAGATTAATATAAAGGCAATAAGGCTATCACAGAATACAGATTAA